ATGGCTGATCTGCCGGATGTACCACTGCTATTCTTCTGTTATCATCTATGATCATCCAGTCTTCAGAAGGTAATCTATCCACAAAATTTGGTGCAAGTAGGGTAATAACATCACATTTGGGAGAAATTATCCCCACAAGTATGTGATGATTCATCTCGGTAAACCGAATACATTCCCGAAATATATGTGCTTCATTACTTGCTTTTCGTTCTAGCTCAAATATTTTCATTACGATCGGATTCTGTAGTGAATCTAGAATCTGCCTTCCATAATGGAATCCCAATATTAAAAAACGATAGATGCTATCAAGCTTCTCCTCTTCATCCGCTGCCATCGCTGCATGATATACCATCTGATATGCACGAAAGGAAATCTTTTGTTGAATCGTTCTTATCACACTCTCTGTTTTCTCTTTATCTGCCTCCACATGACGGTATTCACAAAAAAGTTCCATTGTTCCAATCGGCTCTGTTCTTAACTTTATATTATTATGTCCAAGATGGGATGCCCACGCTTCGTAAATACAGGTCATCATATCATCAAATCTATCTTTACATGTAAAAATTACCATATCATTTCTGCTTTCTTTAGGTGCTGGGGAGTTCACGTCAAATTAAAATCATCAAATAAAGATAGCTGTCTGTATGTTGTTGGGTGCTCTATCTTCCAGTTATCTTTCTGATTCGTCCCAATAAGCTGGCGGGTAATAAAGTCTTCTTCTATCGGTGTATGAT
This Anaerobutyricum hallii DNA region includes the following protein-coding sequences:
- a CDS encoding TIGR03915 family putative DNA repair protein, which produces MVIFTCKDRFDDMMTCIYEAWASHLGHNNIKLRTEPIGTMELFCEYRHVEADKEKTESVIRTIQQKISFRAYQMVYHAAMAADEEEKLDSIYRFLILGFHYGRQILDSLQNPIVMKIFELERKASNEAHIFRECIRFTEMNHHILVGIISPKCDVITLLAPNFVDRLPSEDWMIIDDNRRIAVVHPADQPYYLTSLSEEEMSEFLARESAAKDTDSMTALWKTFFQTIGIKERKNPVCQRNLIPLWYRKHMSEMQD